The Piliocolobus tephrosceles isolate RC106 chromosome 4, ASM277652v3, whole genome shotgun sequence genome contains the following window.
TCAAGTATCTTCTTGTTTTCCCTGTTTGGTTCCAGCTGAGATGTTGAGACCATCCACTCACTAGTGAAGCCCAGCACCACTTCTCGGGGAGTGTCATCTTAAAGGCTTCCTCCAAGAAGGGGCAAGATGACTCCAAGCCATCCAGTCCACTTCTCCCAACCACAGGCAGCCCACAAGCAGCCTCCTAGTGGGAGGGGGTGGGAGAAGCCCCTTCCCCAGCAGAACTGGGGTACAGAGAACCCCACATGCCTCCTCAAAGGAAGCCTTCAGGATGGAGACAACCTCATGTTTGACCTGGGAGCCTGACAGGAGCATGTTGAATTTCTATTGCCTCAGCATAAAATGGCAATGCTAATGCAGTTTCCAATTTAGGTTTTAAAATGCCACTTTAAAGGACAGCTTCAGTTCTCTCacttaaaaccttttaaaaataatcacatttccTCATGAATCAGGACATGGGCATATTCATCCCTTCCTCCCCATCAAGGACTCACAGAGCAAAAGGCATCCTCTTCCACAGCCCTTTCGTGATCATTGTGTGCCGCTTCTTTGGACAGGGGGCTTTCTCTGCCCCCACCTCAGATCCACAGTCCCTTCTGCCTGAGGCCACTGAGCCACCAGAGACACTTCTGCCACACCCCGTGAAAGAAGACTTGCTGCCCAGTGACAGAGCGGAAGGGAGGACTGGGAAAGACATGAGAGCTGCCCGGGCAGCAGCCAAAGGCAAGGTTTGAAGCAGAGGGTGCTTGATTGTAGGGAGGGACTTATCCAGACAAGAGAATGGAGATCCCTGGTAGTTTTATCAAAAAGAAACCAGGTAGTTGGGTTTTCTTttagaactttgggaggaaaagaaaacataatttcacACCCTGAAGAAATATATGCCTGAATTTCATAAACTtggattttcttcctctttctaatAAAGGGTAGAAATCCTCCCTACCCTTTCAGTGCATGTGGGGGGCAGGGATGGGCATAAAGAGAGAATGTTGTCCAAAGGCTGTCTCTCCTATCCCATTAATCTGAGAAGCAACCTCAGGATTTATGCCCAGGAAGACAGGGCCCCTCATAGGAAAGAGCTTTCTCTAGAGGACTGGATTTGTAGGCTTGACCTGGTGTTTGGGGAGGGATGGGGTGAGTAGGAGGGGGTGCCTGTCCTTGCAGGGCCAAGAATAATCCCCTGAGAGGGAAGTCAGGCTTCTAGCTGCCCACGTAGGTCCCCAGCTCAGGAGGAGAATCTACAGGCAAAGAGCTCAAGCCCGCATGACCTGCTGCCTGCACGACCTGCTGCTGGCTCTCCCAGCCCCAGTCCCTCACGGGCTGGCCCAAACTGCTGACTCCTGAGGATGCAGAGAGCTCAAGCCTGCACCTCCTGCTGCCCgctctcccagccccagcccgtCACAGGCTGACCCAGACCGCTGACTCCTGAGGATGCAGAAAGAAGGCAGGTTCCCAGTCCTAGAGCTTATTGCTGACTAAGACCAGTCTTTCTAGTTGGTCCTGCCCTCAGCCATGGGTGGGGGTTACAAGACAATGGGGCCATTCCCTGGCCTCCCAACCAGCCTGCTCCTAAACCCTAGGAAGGTAGTGCCCGATGGCCCTTCCCAATCCTTCCTTTGTGGCCAAAAGCCAATCTGGatagttttgttgtgttttgtttcatattttgaatccttgtcagatttttaaaaatttcaattcattttgattccatttttcattctaaataaatattcactttaaaACCTAATGATTTGCTCTTGTTCTTAGAGAGGTCCCCTAAGATGTACAAGCTCCAAATTTCAAAAGACCTAGAACCATCCCTAAGGATGGACGACACGGTGAGTGAAAGGCAAGAGGCTGCTATAGTCTCAGTGTCCAGCAATGGGGCTCTGGGCCTGGGCAGTAGCCAGCCCTGTGGAAATATTGatggcaaggagagggagaaggccCAGCAGAGATGACAGCCCAGGACACACGTGGGCCTGACGCTGCTGACCACAGACATGAAGCTCTAGCCACAAGGGAGGTCTGCTTGACACCCTGGGCTCCCACTTAAGCCCAGACTCAGAGGCCCAACCCCAAGAATGAGGTTCACTCTTTCACTCTCACCCTGGGAAGACTAAATATGAGGCACACAGTTAAGACTAGCAGTAATCAGGTGGGGACTGCCTGGGTCTCATCCACTAAAGAGAGGGCAGAAAGGAAGGGTTAGTTGGGGCCAAACGCTGGGAGAGGGGGCTTCCTGGGAGGGTTGAGTCTTGCTGGCACTTCAACCTTGGCACCTGCCCCTTCCTCTAGGACCTGACAGCCTTTTGCAAAGCTCACCAGCCTCAGCAGAGGAAAGACGACTCCATGCTTGGCTAGCAAGGGCAACAGTGCCACTGACTTCATACGTCCCACCTGGCAGGGGGCTCCTAACCCCCTGACTGAGACACTTACCACCTGACTGAGACACTTTCAGCTTGAGGCTCTTCTTACCAagtcctttcttccctctctcctctcacGGGTCAGAGCAGTACTGTGACCTCAATGCTCTCCCTGGTGCCTCTTGTTCATGCCCCTTTTTTTAACCCATCACAGCTGTTTCCTCTAATACATCTTCTGCATGTGCTTCTTGGAGGACCTGAGATGACACTGAGCCAGACTGAATTTTTCTTCTTGCCATAATCAGAATAATTAAACAAGattaaaagacagaaactttGTCGTTGTGTGATTCATGATGTTTAATACTGCACCCATGCACTACTTAAAGTGATATGGCATCCCACTTGAAGTATTCATGCcaaattttggaaaatgcaatCCTAGACAAAACCAAACATTTTCCGAAGGAGCTCTTTTGCCCTGGCCTCACTACCAAGTCCCAGACCTTTCCATGAAGCGGTCCTGCATCAGTGCCATAGATGAGTTGGCGCCTCTGAAGTGACTAAACACACCTGCTCCCTGCCTTGCTACCTGTCTCCATTTACGGGTCTAAGGCACTCCTTCTGGCTTCCAGTCTCTCCATAAGTGTAACCACAAAGGCCAGGCACCCTATCCTGGAAGCCCAGGGACAGCGACCTGAGGATGCTAGCCAGACTACCAGGGGCCCCTGAGCCTGGCAACTGATCCTAAACAACGGTCCTGTTCCCAGTCTTTGACCATATACCGGTCCTATCCCAGCTTTAGTCTCCTTGCCATTAGTCTCCTTGCCAGTCCTTGGCCAGAGTGACAGCTTATTCCTTAGCATGCAGAGACCCCACCCATGACCCCAGCCAATACCCCTAATTGAGCCCAGGCAGCAGGAGGAATGCAGTTTCACCACCATGCAAACCTCTGCCCTTCCCAGAGAAGGCAAGATGATTGGGTCCAGGGGGTGACAATCAGTCTATCAGTCCCAGGATCCTACAGGCCGTAACTTACTTGGCTTGAGGTTATACTGCTAAAGGGACTCAGAGAGGTAGATGAGGTCACATGTCATTGAGaccatagaaaaaaatgttgaggTGCTAACCAACGAGTGGTGAGACCTGATTCAAAAATAAATGGCACAACATTCACCAGCCTGGTGAATCTCGAAACTGGCTCCATCCCATCATCTGATCTGACCAGAGACTGGCAGGCTGACAGGACCACAGGACAGAACTGGAGACACCCTTTCTGGGATAGGAGACAAAGCCCTTTCAGAGCTTTCTCCTTGCAGAATCCTTTCTCCCTCACACCCATCCTCTCTCCAGTTACCCCACTCCACTAACCAAACTGCAGCCACTTTGAAAGCCCTGGCAAGACCATTCTCCAAGCCTCCTATGGACTATTCTCATTAGGAAAGCTGCTTCATTCCAGAGTCAGGGCTTGCACTACTTGCTATTTAGTTCTTAAAATGGTTattgtaggccgggcgtggtggctcactcctgcaatcctagcacttatggaggcggaggcaggcggatcacctgaggtcaggagtttaagaccagcctgaccaatatggtgaaaccccatctctactaaaaatacaaagaaattagccgggtgtagtggctggtgcctgtaatcccagctacttgggaggctgaggcaggagaatcactttgaacccgggaggcgaagtttgcagtgagccaagatcacgccactgcactccagcctgggcgacagagtgggactccatctccaaaaaaaaaaaaaaagatcattctaAAATGGAACCTTAAAGTCACCAACCACTATGGTTGCCAAAgtcatctaaaacaaacaaacaaacagaaagtcaCTAACAGGgtgatgatttaaaaaacaaacagaacagtTCTTCAAGCAAGGGCATCCTCAGCACTCACAGAGAGAGCGGCCATTCCATGCTCCGGCAGACTCACACCACACAGGAAACCACGCCAGCAGCAACCAACCCCAACCCGGCAGACTCACCACACAGGGAAACCACACCAGCAGCAACCAACCCAACCCGGCAGACTCACCACACAGGGAAACCACACCAGCAGCAACCAACCCCAACCTGGCAGACTCATACCACATAGGGAAACCATGCCAGCAGCAACCAACCCCAACCCGGCAGACTTACACCACACAGGAAACCACGCCAGCAGCAACCAACCCCAACCCGGCAGACTCACACCACACAGGGAAAACCACGCCAGCAGCAACCAACTCCAACCTTCAGACAGCAATTTTTCACCTTTGATCTTCACCCCCAGCTTCTGCGTCACGCTGAGTAGTTTAATAATAATTCCCTTGGTGtgtggaagaaacagaaatagcTCTACCAGGCATCACAGGCCTGCGTGGCACAGTTTATGAAATCCTGGGCCTCTAATGCTCCCTGTCTCCCAAGTTTCCATTAAACAGCTGCCAAATGGCTCTCACTGGCAGGAAAGGCACCCTTGCCTTGCCTCCCTTGGTTTCTCCACAGACAGGTCAGCAGGGAAGAAAAGCGTGTCACTCAACAACTACATAATGGGAAACAGGTTGCCCTGAGGTCCCACCCCTGTGACGTCTGCCTGTCAAAGCCGACCTCGAATCCcctttttataatcttttccaaagacttaaatgtatggGGACACAAAGCTCCCTTAATGGAAGGTCGCTCTGGCTTTTATAAAGAGCTGTGTAAACTTCATCTCTGCATTTACTCAGTACCAGCCTTGTTTAATTTCCTGCCCGGGGATGTGCAGGGAACGTGACTGCCCTCTCAGGGCCCTGAACATCTTTCAGAAAAGAAACAGTGCCCTCCCCACTTCAGGGCCCCTCTAAAAGGCAAGATACCTCCTCCAACTGCACTGAAAGGGAAGGCAGTTTGACCATATGTTCTCTGTTGAGCTTCTCTTTAGAAAATGCAGCTTCAGACTGAGTGGACAAGCACAGACCACAGTTGGAGGGTCCCCTGCACCATGACCAGCTATGTGATCTTGGCAAGTGACACCACTTCCTGGGGTTCTGGCTTTCTCCTTAAGAAAATGAGGGTGATAGAAGTGCCCATCACAGGTTGCTGTGGGGAGAAAGATGAATGCTAAGCCCCCACCTAGTGCTCAGCCTGTGGTAAGAGGGCCAGGAATGTTAGTTACTAGAATCATTCTGCCATGGGAGATGGTTCATTATAGTGGCTACATGCATGGACTCTGGAGCCCCACTTTCCACGCCTGAGTCCCAGCTTCTTCATTCACAGGTGGGAGGCCTTGCATGTGTCATTTCTATAAAATGCAGCATGGGAACAGCAGCAGCTGTGGGGAAGGAATGAGCAGTGTTGGGGACATCAGGTTCAAAGATTTccctgcccaccaccaccaccaccaccaccatccctgTTTCACCACCATCCCCGTCCTGCCACCGTGACCAGCGGAGCTGCAGGGACCTTTCATCCACACCAAACCCTTTGCAGTCACCCCGCTCCACACCATTTCCTGGACAATCACAGCATGTTTCCAGAGGAGGACCAGAAAACACTTATTTACCATCACCCCTCATTTTACAGCCCAAAGGGCTGAGGCCTGCCCCAGATTCCACTTAGAGCCTCCCAAACGAGCCACCTGGCGTCAGTAagtccctctcctgggttcataTCTAGGATTATGGTGGACCTGAGAGAAAGTGGGGAAGGTAGGCCATGCCACTTCCCATATAGACCTCAGGTGGAAATTCTAGGCCAAACCCCAAACTGAGCAACCCAAGTCCTGcatttccaagtagctgggattacaggcaccagccaccacacccggctaatttctttgtaattttagtagagatggggtttcaccatattggtcaggctggtcttgaactcctgacctcaggtgatccgcctgcctccgcctccataagtgctaggattgcaggagtgagccaccacgcccggcctacaatAACCATTTTAAGAACTAAATAGCAAGTAGCGCAAGCCCTGACTCTGGAATGAAGCAGCTTTCCTAATGAGAATAGTCCATAGGGGGCTTGGAGAATGGTCTTGCCAAGGCTTTCAAAGTGGCTGCAGTTTGGTTAGTGGAGTGGGGTAACTGGAGAGAGGATGGGTGTGAGGGAGAAAGGATTCTGCAAGGAGAAAGCTCTGAAAGGGCTTTGTCTCCTATCCCAGAAAGGGTGTCTCCAGTTCTGTCCTGTGGTCCTGTCAGCCTGCCAGTCTCTGGTCAGATCAGATGATGGGATGGAGCCAGTTTCGAGATTCACCAGGCTGGCGAATGTTATGCCATTTATTTTTGAATCAGGTCTCACCACTCATTGGTGAAGGCATTCATGCCTTCCCAGGACCCAGGAAGTTACTGACAGCAGGAGCATCACCTCCATCCCAACCCCCTCCATCCAACTGATGAGCTGAGTCTCCCCCTGGCTGAAAGTCCTGATGATAGGCCTGTTCTGGCTTCACATAATGTTCTCTAGCATGCTGCTGGCTGAGAAAAATGCTGTCTGAAACAGGTCAGGTCTTCAGAGAAAGGGACTTCCCCCATCTCCCAAGTGGCCCACTGCCACTGCTGCTATGTCACTGATACATGGTGGCTGTCCTGTGCTAACATGGATAAGCCCTGGACGCTCTCAGAGCCAACTTTGCCATCTGGAAAATGAGGCACTGGCAGCAGCCAAGTGGAGGGGCCCAGCACCCTGTGCACTGGAAGCAGACCGGGCAGCCCCCCAGGACCAAGGAGGGCTCTGTCTGGGATGCTGATTGGGCAGATGGGGCAGTGCTGAATCCTGTCAAGTGCTGCTGAAACCCCCACAGGCCCATCTCTGCGACTAAGTGAAAAACATCAAAGAGGGCATTTTTGTACCTCATTTGGTAAACACTGTAGAGTCAGGACTTGGAACCACAGTTTCAGCTTCGACAAAGAGCTCACGGAGGTGATTCTGCCGGGCTGAGCAGGGATTTGTGGGTATGAGCTCTGGCCAAAGTCTGCACACCTTGGTTGTTCTTGTTATGCTGGTGGCCAGGCATGAGGTGGGAAGAGAAAATAACGAACTCATCTTTCTACTGGCTCTCTCAGCCAGTGTCACCAAGCTCTCCCCATGTATTGCACCCCTGAATGGGGGAAGAGGGAAAAAGGAGAAGACACAGATGTGAACTTGGCTGACCCTTTGAGGGTCTCTGACAAATGAGCAGACAACAGGGCTGGGACTAGGGTGAGGGGTGAGGCATCTAGGGGCAAAACTGAAGGAGACGCCTACTCCCAGCCCTGCACTTGTGGACTCTTGAGAGTGAGTGTCTCATTCAGTATTGTGCCCTAGGCTTCTCACCCACTTCCCCCTAATTCTGGCCCTGAAAGAAAATGACAGGCCAGAAATGAGGGGTGGTGCTTGTTAAGAAGTGCAGGGCCTGTGGTGGTCCAGGGTAGTTGTTCCCACTCCGGTCTGGGGGGCCTGGAAGAATTCTCAGAGGAAGTGAGCAGTTCAGACTCCTGGGAAAGGAGACACCTCCCCACTCAATCCAACTGATTGCACACCTCTGTCCTGGCCACCTCGCCTTTCCAGGACTGCCAAGAGCAGGGGGGCAACTACTAGCGCCATGTCCTTTTCTTGCCCCTCTGTGCCCAGGCAGAATGGGCGAAAGGGAGCTGAACATTTGCGCACACGGTGCGGAATGCACACAGACTGGCAGGACGCAGCCGGAGAGGACACGGGGTCCGTGGAACCAGTCTCAGCTTGAACATGCTTGTCTGGGAGCGAGTCTGCACACCCTTGGAGGTGGTGTGCCTGGCCTGAGCTACCCAACAGTCAGTGGGCACTCGGAACAAACCAGGCCATGCCTGGAGGGAGCCTGTCAAGTAGGAGGATGAATGCAGGTGTGCACACTCGGCTGAGCTTTGTCTCTGAGTTGGTTTGCTTACCTCAACGGTTTGTCCCTGTTTGGCGTGTGGCTCTGTTCATAGGTCTGTAACTGTGTCTTTGCCCGTCAGTCTTCCTATGACCCtgtgcttttttctctttctctctgtccctgtctctgtccctctgtccGTGAGTGATGAGAGGCCAGGCCGAGGGCAGTCGCAGCCGCGTCCTCTCTTGCCCTCATTGGTTCGCAGCCGTTCCCCCGGGCAGCCGCTGCCAGTCCCGCCCCTCCCCTGCACCCCCACCCGGGACCAGAGCGCGCTCAGAGCCGCCAGAAAGCTCAGTCTCCTGCTCAAAACAGGAGTGCAGCAGCCGGAGCGAGTGGGGACAAGCTCGCCGAACACCGGGCGTCTCGATAGGGACCCGAGGCTGCAGGACTGCTCCGAGACGCTGCGGTGACGGCGGCGCCGGAGGACGCGGAGGACTCTGGCCACCCGCACTCCGTGCGCTCTGCCACCAGCGCTCAGCAGAGACCCCGGGCTGCGGCTGCACTCGCTGAGTGCCTCTCCCAGCAGCGGCAGCCCAGAAGTGCCCGGCACCTGGAGCTCACTGGAGCTGAGGGTCCGAGCTGAGCTGGCTGTTGTAAAGCCAAAAGAAGAGTCAGTGACTGGGACCTCTGTCCTGGTGGCGACGGTGAGAAAGGTGAGCCCGAGGGCGCGGCACAGAACTGTCCAGCTCCGAGCACTGGGGTCCGCCGGTCAGCAGGGAAGGCAGCTGAGCGCAGAGGCGAGTGAGCCGACGCGTCCTGGGGTCTTTGCAGTCCCCGCCGGCCCCAAGGCACCGACTCTCGGTCAGTTGTGTGCCGCAGGGCGGGAGAGGCGCGCCATGGAGGCGCCGGGTCTCGCCAGTACGCTCCAGGCCAAGTGAAGTGGTCCGGCTGGGGTCGGCGGGACCCGCGGGCCATGTACGGCGACATATTCAACACCACTGGCGGCCCCGAGGCGGCGGTAGACAGCGCGCTGGCCCCAGGAGCCACGGTCAAGGCAGAAGGCGCTTTGCCGCTGGAGCTGGCCACTGCGCGCGGTATGCGGGACAGTACGGCCACAAAGCCCGACCTGCCCACCTACCTGCTGCtcttcttcctgctgctgctctcGGTGGCGCTCGTCGTCCTCTTCATCGGCTGCCAGCTGCGCCATTCGGCCTTCGCCGCGCTGCCCCACGACCGCTCGCTGCGCGACGCCCGCGCACCCTGGAAGACGCGGCCGG
Protein-coding sequences here:
- the SMIM32 gene encoding small integral membrane protein 32 — encoded protein: MYGDIFNTTGGPEAAVDSALAPGATVKAEGALPLELATARGMRDSTATKPDLPTYLLLFFLLLLSVALVVLFIGCQLRHSAFAALPHDRSLRDARAPWKTRPV